The region attagggcttcccgagggctcgggattggtcccgaggctaggttttggatttgaggtttggtgatgattctgatctatggctgtgactaggtgtacgctagggctcggacaggatcgtgcttgaggatcaaattgaataAAACTAGCGAatctgaaggtaagaaaactgcacccggttatgtgtttgtgatgggactaagagctgcCTTTATCTGTATGatatcatagatggtattatgccatgggacatgtgataaacgccTAAGGGTGCGGTAAATAATACCtacgcacagggtgcggctcgaccactggcagctgaggacagcttaatattcattgagctcgatttaagcgagccggagtcagtgggataaacagagggtgcggcctaagggcgttaaccctagttatcataagTGAATTTATTACTGATATAAGGTGATatatttggtatgctgaatacttgaataacatgaatgcttagactgtcGAATACGTGCTTATgcagtatgagttatctgattgtctgttgaatgattatgctctgttattatgttttcttgctgggccttggctcacgggtactacgtggtgcaagtaaaggcaaaggcaagttggaccaatcctgagatggatagctgcggggctgaatgtacatagtcagctgatcagccgccacggccgaggagtggaacaggacgagtaaagcctatttgtctatttttccttagagtggctagcaattgtatttaaatcttaaatcttttgtaaacggtcttaaacttattacttttgggatcctatgtaaaaAGAAAGTCTTTATTTATAAGAGATGAAGCTTTTTACACCagaatcttttaaccctagttcaactttagtttcagtaacacttttctaactaaatgacttgattagcaagtctcgcacatttataaacacacagtgtaacgatcttggctatccagggtgttacatacatataatctcttttatattcaagatactcaaaattaagtccttataatttttcaatgactcaatccatcattggattgaaaattgctgactattcccaccatttaacaaatgtcaattcgaaaacataacattcgatacattaaatagtccatcactgagttgtaggaagaCTATCTCATGTCCTCctttttctagtaaaagaataaatggacattattatttgGATAATACATCCTCTTGACCGGGAAGGCAAGAAGCCCTTCGTGGATTTTTATAAACTAAAACATTTAAGCTTCCTATCTATATAAGTTACTTGAGACAGTGCCtaaagattgttctttcaatctctatagaattgaAAGTATAGAATATTCTTGGCtattctaaatctaatatttagaaatgttcaggtaaccatttcttttctattgacgatttctctacatcattcccattGATTAGAACTGTGTCAATATTatgaataagaatcacaacagaatctttctggtcgagatcttcaattGATTTTGTCATGTTagccattcagtaaagactacttagacatctatttaaattaatctcataatccatgcataaagcagtggataagagtatgtaaacagatttaagtttggttacagtacaagatatttattcgagtaataatTTTTTCTTTCTGTTCATAGCTTTAGGCTATTAACGtaactttgaaaagtctgtactttcctatgttctcctcttcatcttgaatatcctatttCAAACTGAAGTTGAATGAACTTTAGTtagatgttcaagaatccagatgacaTAGAATTCTGAATTCCTCTTCTAGATTCATgttgtttcaaccattgtttatcgtaaaaactttttcatttcatatactacTATGTGAAtaaagtatagttagattgtgttacacacaattaaCTATATTTGCATTTGTAATGGAATACTTACCAACTAACACTCCCACTACAATAATGCTGTaaagaatttgtgatattctttagttttatcattgttaattatttatAACTTGGTTTCTTGACTTGCAGTATCATTTCTAGTACaatttaactagaaaatatagtgattataatagtCATGCTTTATTAAAGTAGCAttgaagagatacaaactcttttgtaattttttattattattaaactgtttcactaaatggctacatggaaaattttcaatttattcacataaccacttgtgaatcccaacttttaagtctttgatgttgtacaatcaaacatgattatagaaataataaagatgataatgattactcattatctatttaatcttatctaatatgattatattccatttccaaaatactaattttgcatagcattctagttgtatgtgagttgcgTTTGAATTCCAAGTTTACATGAagattacttgaattccaaattcgagttttagacttccttttgattagATCAAataagtctctaagtgactttactttgactGATGTGTAATGACCCGGATTTTAAAGACTCGATAATGTGGaaaatataaacattttcatttaataaaatgtctcaaaaacccgtataatttttttttaaagtcaaatggccatacttaacatttaatacaaacataatttatGAAGAGTACAGTGAgactagtttatgaaaataacacaacattttcccaaaaaaaaaatggcttcccaaaaggtcagtccacatgtacattcacaaggtagactctAGCACTCATTGCTCTGCCTTGTcgttgttcttacctacaacaggaaacaactaggtaagagaaaacacttagtaagttcaactttaaaacaaaagcatgcagagaagacaggtggtcactgaccaagttactgtccacaGATAATAATAGGTCACAAAAATTAGGGctccggatccatccggaccctaggcaatcaatttcaagaacgcaaaagcgtcttggcaaacttatggtcatgcctgataaccaatgacaatctatttcatataaacagataaattgctacactcagaaaatcccagagcaagcagatataatatatcacaactatttcataaTAGCAAATAAacccctgcactcagaaaatgccagagcaagcagatataatatatcacaactattattcgagaccaacgctcaacaatttccaacaattcgggcgtatcacgccctccagcataaatgctaatctgcaAGAGATaactgagtctcaacactaagatctagccaataaatatccccatcaagggtaactatcgagatACCTAGGGaccactacttatccaagagtaaatccctcacaagggtaaccatcaagtcacctagggcattgctacaattcaagagtgtaatcaatGTTACACGAGATTACAAaaacttctatgttaatcagtggtgcaggtgagcagttgcccctagggtgttcagcctcactcaaacttggcaaccacTAGTATcactaggcactctcactgaatggccaatattcacggctactatgggagaataacttatcagagcacttgctcgggttttAACTATTcattgattaagtaagcatgagggcctctaggtcccattcattttggcagcccttggtttaaaccagcaatcctcataggctactcgtcgcggtaatgaaccggacataataaaataaagcagtgtgacggggatcagccgtctagaatatCACGGATGTCTActggtcatattttctgaatcagcaccaACTAGGCTAATGTCTGTAAGCAAACTTTGTACAACAatttatatatgtgcatgtgtctctatactaacatacaatacaatagtcgtttcatttTGTAGCCACAcattagaagttgacttacttggagtcctttgctctcagcaagatttcaccctccaatgtataatccagttatgcttgGCCAATACTGTAAATATCCATACAATATATACttggattaattatgacacttcataattcattattattatttagggCAGTTTGGTCGTTTTAAAAATCATtcgtaaggattaaagatccttatttggctttaatcccattcaagaaattcatactaaaatatttgagactaaaccctaagtctcggggagacctctcctatggtctcgatacttaggctcgggtatcgcaatagtattttcccgCAATCtcctaaaaatcttattctttaaaagttttgCTATTAAACCGTACTTTCAACAAgcggttaaatatataaaagattttagccggtattatatccagaaataCTAAtttaattccttaattatttttcaagaaaatgatctcttaattttccttttatttttcttaagattttaatctctaaaaactgttttaagaaaatagcctaattttaacttaattaggaaaaccgttaaaaatttcttatCTTAACTAGTAAatttttccgaagtcaattaatcacgtttaattactagaaaaataatgtacttaattattttctcaaaatatagggttttaaagcCTCTTTtgatttattaacttattaataaattaaatcttttagttttagaaagaataaaaattctttaataaaaataattctcactaatttcaaagtggtattttaggtcaaaaataTGCTTTCAAGACTTACTaagtttttatctttttttttttttgatcaagaagaagaaACTTCATTAATCAACCACCAAAATACATCACAAAGAGAGCCAAAACAAGAGGATCAACACACTGAACCTCTAGAACCAGAAACAAAACGAAAAACACTAATTACATGTTAATCTATGTATAAAGTTCCTTTCTAGTGTAGACATTTTCCTGTTTTGAATAACACATAATCTGTAGATCACTATACTCTTGATGTCAAAAGCAAGTAAAGATTCAGATTTGGAGCAGCCTTCAAAGACACACCTGTTTCTGTTCAGCCAAATACAATAACAAGTGGCTGCACAAACTGCAATGCTGATGAGTCTAACAATACCAGATGCTTTCAGCGAGAGCCAAGTTAACCAACCAGCAAACTCTAACGGCAACCCTCTAAAACCCAGCCAACTGAACACTAACTCCACCACTCGTCTAGACAGAGTGCATTGAAAAAATAAATGCTGATGAGATTCAGGTTGttcaccacaaaccggacagagCAAGGAGTCAAGGACTAAATGAAATTTACTGAAATTGTCCATAGTTAACAAATGAGTATTCACAACCTGCCATAACATAAATCGATGCTTAGGAAGATTGAGGCTAATCCAAATGGCTCTGTGGTAGCTGAATTGGGAATGAGGCAGAGAGATGTTATATAGAACAGAAGCACCGAATCTACCCGAATAGCCTGCCTTCAAAATCTCAGCTAAGGAAAATTTTTGTCTTAATCGACAAAGTTTGTGCCAATACCAGCTTGTGTCTAACTTTAACTCATAagaccaaaagggtaccccttgaGATAGACAGCATTCACCCACTTGACCCACAGAAGATCTCTTTTCTCAGAAATTGCCCAAACGTATTTAGCTAAGATAGCTTGATTCCACTTGGACCCTTCTTTAAACCCAAGATCTCTTTTCTCCCAAGAGGccatatgaatttttttttctattcccaTTTAAACCCCAAAGAAAGCCTCTACAAAGTTTCTCAATCTCTTTAGAAACACTCTGAGGAAGGATGAAAGTACTCATCCAATAATTTCGAAGACCAAGTAAGATTGAATGAATTAATTGCACTTTACCAGCAAAAGACAAGTGTCTACTACCCCAAGAATGAAGtctcattttgatttttttaatgataATTCCACAGTCCTCAGCTTTCCATTTAGTAGGTCTTGACAGCACCCCTAAATACTTTAGAGGGAATTCACCTTCAGCCAAACCAAGATCCCTAATGATCTCCCCTTTCTCCCTAGGAGCAACCCCTCCAAAGAAAACTTAAGACTTATTAATATTGATATGAAGCCCAGTAGTATTACTGAATTCATTCAAGACCTCATTAAGAACTCCAATAGACTGCTTGGACCCTTTACTAAGAAGAATGGAGTCATCCGCAAAGCATAAGTTTATTAGCTTCAAACTTTTGCAAAGAGGATGGTAACGAAATAGGGAACCGTGAGCTGCATGAAGAAGCCTTCTCGTAAGATAATCCATAATCAAAACAAATATCAACGGCGATAAAGGATCACCTTGTCGGAGACCCTTAGCCCCTTAAAAACCACCTTGAATTCTACCATTCATATGAAGAGAATAGGTAGTGCTTCTAATACAAGTCATCACTCGTTGAACAAATCTACTGGGCATATTTAAAGCATTGAGAAGGTCTTCAATGAAATTCCAATCCACTGTGTCATAGGCCTTACTAATATCTAACTTGATAGTACAATGAGGAGAAGAGTTTTTCCTCCTATAGTTCTTCAAAATATCTTGGAGAATCATCACATTGTGAACAATAGACCTCCCTTGGACAAAACCTCCTTGATTTTGGTCAACCAAAGAAGGGAGAACTATAGCAAGTCTAGAACATAGAAATTTTGATATGCATTTGTAAATTGTTGAACAACACGCGATCGGTCTGAAATCACCTGCTTTAGCTGGATTCTCTTGCTTAGGGATGAGGGATATCAAAGTATTATGAAACTCTTGGGGCATAAGACctgtttcaaaaaaattagacacaGCAGCGCAAACTTCTCCCCCTATAACAGACcacattttcttgaagaaaccaGACCCAAAACCATCAGGCCATGGCGATTTGGTATCAGGGATACTAAACATAGCTCTCTGGATTTCCTTACACGAAAACGGTTTCAGCAAACCTAGCTGATCGTCTAAGGTAAGCTTATATCCCTGATCCAAAAAAGTCAAGTTTAATCTGGTTCTGACAGTACCACTACTACCCATATAGCTACGAAAATGATTGAGAAAATGCTGAACTACTTCAGGAAAGTTTTCAATAATTTTACCTTGTTCTATCATGAAGGAAGTAATTCTGTTCTCCATTTTCCTCTTTTTCAGACAAGCATGAAAATAAGAGGTGTTGGAATCACCTTTTTTCAGCCAAGTAATTTTGCTTCTTTGCTTTAGAAATTTATGGTACATTTTATCTTGAGCATCAAAATTAGCTGCTACAATAGATTCTTGCTCCTGAAAGTACTGGTCTCTCGGGTGGGATTGAGCTTGTAACTTGGCTTCACTGTATCTAGCCTTTGCTTCCTGATAATTCTTCCCAATGTCCCCAATCACTTCATGA is a window of Humulus lupulus chromosome 4, drHumLupu1.1, whole genome shotgun sequence DNA encoding:
- the LOC133832187 gene encoding uncharacterized protein LOC133832187, which gives rise to MDNFSKFHLVLDSLLCPVCGEQPESHQHLFFQCTLSRRVVELVFSWLGFRGLPLEFAGWLTWLSLKASGIVRLISIAVCAATCYCIWLNRNRCVFEGCSKSESLLAFDIKKVQCVDPLVLALFVMYFGG